One genomic segment of Impatiens glandulifera chromosome 6, dImpGla2.1, whole genome shotgun sequence includes these proteins:
- the LOC124942683 gene encoding hydroquinone glucosyltransferase-like: MAQSNHELPHLVLLPSPGMGHIIPLVEFAKRLVKLHNFSVTVIILSDGPIPNAHKAFLDDMPERIGYRVLPQANTDDLSLETRIETRMFVMINRSLPLIRQDLVSIASNYRVVAFLTDIFGFASLEIAKELNISPYIFCPSTAMTLCVLLYLPTLDKEVKCEYKDLIEPVRIPGCIPIHGRDLMDPVQDRKNEAYMHILSAEKGYRMAEGILLNNFHDLEPLAIKALQEVDSGKLKIYPVGPLVKMDTKSGAESECLKWLGGQPTNSVLFVSFGSGGTLTYSQLTELAHGLELSQQRFIWVVRIPCDGPAESNYFIDHSLNDPLSYLPKGFIDRVKGYGLVLPSWGPQAEILMHESTGGFLTHCGWNSTLESVVTGVPLIAWPLYAEQKMNAVLLTDDLKVALRAEADENGLVGRVEVARLVKTLMEGEEGERVRSRMKELKEASKKVLAEDGSSTKALAEVAKKWMGA; encoded by the coding sequence ATGGCTCAAAGCAACCATGAGTTACCTCACTTAGTTCTTTTGCCCTCGCCTGGAATGGGACATATCATTCCGCTTGTCGAATTCGCCAAACGACTCGTAAAACTCCACAATTTCTCCGTAACCGTCATCATTCTCTCCGATGGCCCCATACCGAATGCCCACAAGGCATTCCTCGATGACATGCCCGAAAGGATAGGTTATCGTGTACTACCTCAAGCCAATACCGATGACTTGTCACTTGAAACAAGAATCGAGACACGAATGTTCGTCATGATCAATCGTTCTCTACCTTTGATCCGCCAAGACCTTGTGTCTATTGCTTCAAACTATCGGGTTGTGGCCTTTTTAACCGATATATTCGGATTTGCATCGTTGGAAATTGCCAAGGAGTTGAATATCTCGCCTTATATCTTTTGTCCATCCACGGCTATGACTCTATGTGTACTTCTTTACTTGCCGACACTCGATAAGGAAGTGAAATGCGAATATAAGGATTTGATTGAACCGGTTCGGATTCCGGGTTGTATTCCTATCCACGGAAGGGATCTTATGGACCCGGTCCAAGATAGGAAGAACGAGGCTTACATGCATATACTTTCGGCCGAGAAGGGATATAGAATGGCCGAAGGAATTCTTTTGAATAATTTCCATGATTTGGAGCCTTTGGCTATCAAGGCTTTACAAGAGGTCGACTCGGGTAAACTAAAAATTTACCCGGTAGGACCTCTCGTAAAAATGGATACCAAATCGGGCGCGGAGTCGGAATGCCTGAAGTGGTTGGGTGGACAACCCACCAATTCCGTTCTATTCGTCTCCTTCGGAAGTGGTGGAACCCTAACATACTCACAACTCACCGAGTTGGCTCACGGGTTGGAGTTGAGCCAACAACGATTCATATGGGTTGTGAGGATACCGTGTGATGGACCCGCTGAGTCAAACTATTTCATAGACCACAGCCTAAACGATCCTTTGTCATACTTACCCAAAGGATTCATTGACCGTGTGAAAGGATATGGACTCGTTCTTCCTTCGTGGGGCCCACAAGCCGAGATCCTCATGCACGAGTCGACCGGCGGTTTCTTGACTCATTGCGGTTGGAATTCGACTTTGGAGAGTGTTGTAACCGGGGTGCCCTTGATTGCATGGCCACTTTACGCCGAGCAAAAGATGAACGCGGTGTTGTTGACCGATGATTTAAAAGTGGCATTGAGGGCCGAGGCGGATGAGAATGGGCTTGTGGGGCGTGTCGAGGTAGCTCGGTTGGTGAAAACGCTAATGGAAGGGGAAGAAGGGGAAAGAGTTCGAAGTAGAATGAAGGAATTGAAAGAGGCTTCCAAGAAGGTATTGGCCGAAGATGGATCATCTACTAAGGCACTTGCCGAGGTAGCTAAGAAATGGATGGGTGCATAA
- the LOC124942609 gene encoding transcription factor WRKY19-like: MAEEVIVKSGTEVEDGFNWRKYGQKHILGAKFPRAYYRCTHRHGQGCLATKQVQRSDEDPSILDTSYKGRHTCIQSKVPKLEEEEEEEEQFGCLSFPVTSPEKSESDIDRYKLSTFPSFNFDIGFDYGFGEKFNGSPIDEMGLDENLSFDSFEFFDFIQNPLGCGS, translated from the exons ATGGCGGAAGAAGTGATAGTTAAGTCAGGAACTGAGGTTGAAGATGGGTTTAATTGGAGAAAATATGGGCAGAAACATATTCTTGGAGCTAAATTTCCAAG agcATATTATCGATGTACTCATCGACATGGTCAAGGATGTTTAGCGACAAAACAAGTTCAGAGATCCGATGAAGATCCTTCGATCTTGGATACCTCGTACAAAGGAAGACATACTTGTATCCAATCGAAGGTTCCAaaattggaagaagaagaagaagaggaggaacaATTTGGGTGTTTGAGTTTTCCGGTGACATCGCCGGAGAAATCAGAATCCGACATCGACCGGTATAAACTGTCGACATTCCcaagttttaattttgatattggGTTTGATTATGGATTTGGAGAAAAATTCAATGGATCTCCGATTGATGAGATGGGTTTGGATGAGAATTTGTCATTTGatagttttgaattttttgatttCATTCAAAACCCTTTGGGATGTGGATCTTGA